One window of the Saccopteryx bilineata isolate mSacBil1 chromosome 2, mSacBil1_pri_phased_curated, whole genome shotgun sequence genome contains the following:
- the TIRAP gene encoding toll/interleukin-1 receptor domain-containing adapter protein isoform X1 translates to MASSTSFPASGSRSKKPLGKMAGWLRQALSKKHKEMPISQESAPGDSDTPPQGSQDDPPASGPSAALAPSPTTAPALPLSQEGFASSTSSGRWSRDYDVCVCHSEEDLAAAQELVAYLEGGSASLRCFLQLRDAAPGSAIVSELCRALDSSHCRVLLITPGFLRDQWCRYQMLQALSQAPGGEGRTIPLLAGLARAAYPPELRFMYFVDGRGPDRGFRQVKEAILRYLQTLS, encoded by the exons ATGGCATCATCCACCTCCTTCCCAGCTTCTGGCTCCAGGTCCAAGAAGCCTCTGGGCAAGATGGCTG GCTGGCTCCGGCAGGCCCTGTCGAAGAAGCACAAGGAGATGCCTATATCCCAGGAAAGCGCCCCGGGTGACAGTGACACTCCGCCACAGGGCTCGCAGGATGACCCCCCAGCCTCGGGTCCTAGTGCGGCTCTGGCCCCATCCCCGACCACAGCACCCGCCCTGCCGCTGTCACAGGAGGGCTTTGCCAGCAGCACCAGCAGCGGCCGCTGGAGCAGGGACTACGACGTGTGCGTGTGCCACAGCGAGGAGGACCTGGCGGCAGCGCAGGAGTTGGTGGCCTACCTGGAGGGAGGCTCTGCTAGCCTGCGCTGCTTCCTGCAGCTACGCGACGCGGCCCCCGGCAGCGCCATCGTGTCCGAGCTGTGCCGGGCGCTGGACAGCAGCCACTGCCGTGTGCTGCTCATCACACCCGGCTTCCTGCGAGACCAGTGGTGCAGGTACCAGATGCTGCAGGCCCTGAGCCAGGCCCCCGGCGGTGAGGGCCGCACCATCCCCCTCCTCGCAGGCCTTGCCAGGGCCGCCTACCCGCCAGAGCTCCGCTTCATGTACTTCGTAGATGGCCGCGGCCCGGACCGAGGCTTCCGCCAAGTCAAGGAGGCCATCCTGCGCT aTCTACAGACCCTCAGCTGA
- the TIRAP gene encoding toll/interleukin-1 receptor domain-containing adapter protein isoform X3, giving the protein MHSRPGGAESSHSTGHAELILCWLRQALSKKHKEMPISQESAPGDSDTPPQGSQDDPPASGPSAALAPSPTTAPALPLSQEGFASSTSSGRWSRDYDVCVCHSEEDLAAAQELVAYLEGGSASLRCFLQLRDAAPGSAIVSELCRALDSSHCRVLLITPGFLRDQWCRYQMLQALSQAPGGEGRTIPLLAGLARAAYPPELRFMYFVDGRGPDRGFRQVKEAILRYLQTLS; this is encoded by the exons ATGCATTCCAGGCCAGGTGGAGCAGAGAGCAGCCACTCTACTGGTCATGCTGAACTCATTCTCT GCTGGCTCCGGCAGGCCCTGTCGAAGAAGCACAAGGAGATGCCTATATCCCAGGAAAGCGCCCCGGGTGACAGTGACACTCCGCCACAGGGCTCGCAGGATGACCCCCCAGCCTCGGGTCCTAGTGCGGCTCTGGCCCCATCCCCGACCACAGCACCCGCCCTGCCGCTGTCACAGGAGGGCTTTGCCAGCAGCACCAGCAGCGGCCGCTGGAGCAGGGACTACGACGTGTGCGTGTGCCACAGCGAGGAGGACCTGGCGGCAGCGCAGGAGTTGGTGGCCTACCTGGAGGGAGGCTCTGCTAGCCTGCGCTGCTTCCTGCAGCTACGCGACGCGGCCCCCGGCAGCGCCATCGTGTCCGAGCTGTGCCGGGCGCTGGACAGCAGCCACTGCCGTGTGCTGCTCATCACACCCGGCTTCCTGCGAGACCAGTGGTGCAGGTACCAGATGCTGCAGGCCCTGAGCCAGGCCCCCGGCGGTGAGGGCCGCACCATCCCCCTCCTCGCAGGCCTTGCCAGGGCCGCCTACCCGCCAGAGCTCCGCTTCATGTACTTCGTAGATGGCCGCGGCCCGGACCGAGGCTTCCGCCAAGTCAAGGAGGCCATCCTGCGCT aTCTACAGACCCTCAGCTGA
- the TIRAP gene encoding toll/interleukin-1 receptor domain-containing adapter protein isoform X2: MLTVGDSCLGFGAPVLCGTSRRGWLRQALSKKHKEMPISQESAPGDSDTPPQGSQDDPPASGPSAALAPSPTTAPALPLSQEGFASSTSSGRWSRDYDVCVCHSEEDLAAAQELVAYLEGGSASLRCFLQLRDAAPGSAIVSELCRALDSSHCRVLLITPGFLRDQWCRYQMLQALSQAPGGEGRTIPLLAGLARAAYPPELRFMYFVDGRGPDRGFRQVKEAILRYLQTLS; the protein is encoded by the exons ATGCTGACAGTGGGGGACTCCTGTCTTGGTTTTGGTGCCCCCGTGCTTTGTGGCACGAGTAGAAGAG GCTGGCTCCGGCAGGCCCTGTCGAAGAAGCACAAGGAGATGCCTATATCCCAGGAAAGCGCCCCGGGTGACAGTGACACTCCGCCACAGGGCTCGCAGGATGACCCCCCAGCCTCGGGTCCTAGTGCGGCTCTGGCCCCATCCCCGACCACAGCACCCGCCCTGCCGCTGTCACAGGAGGGCTTTGCCAGCAGCACCAGCAGCGGCCGCTGGAGCAGGGACTACGACGTGTGCGTGTGCCACAGCGAGGAGGACCTGGCGGCAGCGCAGGAGTTGGTGGCCTACCTGGAGGGAGGCTCTGCTAGCCTGCGCTGCTTCCTGCAGCTACGCGACGCGGCCCCCGGCAGCGCCATCGTGTCCGAGCTGTGCCGGGCGCTGGACAGCAGCCACTGCCGTGTGCTGCTCATCACACCCGGCTTCCTGCGAGACCAGTGGTGCAGGTACCAGATGCTGCAGGCCCTGAGCCAGGCCCCCGGCGGTGAGGGCCGCACCATCCCCCTCCTCGCAGGCCTTGCCAGGGCCGCCTACCCGCCAGAGCTCCGCTTCATGTACTTCGTAGATGGCCGCGGCCCGGACCGAGGCTTCCGCCAAGTCAAGGAGGCCATCCTGCGCT aTCTACAGACCCTCAGCTGA